The proteins below are encoded in one region of Lonchura striata isolate bLonStr1 chromosome 1, bLonStr1.mat, whole genome shotgun sequence:
- the BFSP2 gene encoding phakinin isoform X1, with product MPLPRRRSSFLGQQPSSSTAESSGPPGRRVSVGGGGSLSRPPGVYVGTVPTGGVSSLGTRVSRRALGISSVFLQGLRSSAAAVPLAPGLDKGRGLSYESLNGCLVEYIEKVRALEQVNQELEEHIRVYLDKKAASVGSWGALRENWEAIYHQVGEAVLENARLMLHTENIQACAEDFKDRYENEQPFRKAVEDEINSLYKVIDDANLTKMDLESQIESMKEELTLLSKNHEEDVKVLYKQLAGSQLEELDVPLGSGLDDILEKIRIHWERDIEKNRAETGALLRTKQQAETMAAVRTQEEELVEGLRTEFHEIACKIQSLQAETESLRTLKRGLENSLYDAKHWHDIELQNLGSVISKLEAEMGEIKVETEQQQRDRENLLTSKQQLEKDIAAYHCLLDGEQSS from the exons ATGCCCTTGCCGAGGCGCCGGTCCTCCTTCCTGGGGCAGCAGCCCTCCAGCTCCACGGCGGAGAGCTCGGGGCCGCCCGGCCGCCGGGTGAGCGTCGGAGGCGGAGGGAGCCTGTCCAGACCCCCCGGCGTCTACGTGGGCACCGTTCCCACCGGCGGCGTGAGCAGCCTGGGCACCCGAGTGTCCCGTAGGGCCCTGGGCATCAGCAGCGTCTTCCTCCAGGGTCTCCgcagctccgccgccgccgtgCCCCTGGCCCCGGGGCTGGATAAGGGCAGGGGTCTCTCCTACGAAAGCTTGAATGGCTGCTTGGTGGAGTACATCGAGAAGGTGCGAGCCCTCGAGCAGGTCaaccaggagctggaggagcacaTCAGAGTCTACCTGGACAAGAAGGCGGCCAGCGTGGGCAGCTGGGGAGCGCTGCGGGAGAACTGGGAGGCGATTTACCACCAG gTGGGTGAAGCAGTCCTTGAAAATGCTCGTCTTATGCTGCACACCGAGAATATTCAAGCCTGTGCTGAAGATTTTAAAGACAG atatGAAAATGAGCAGCCATTCAGAAAGGCAGTGGAAGATGAAATTAATTCCCTTTATAAAGTGATTGATGATGCTAATTTAACTAAAATGGATCTGGAGAGTCAGATAGAAAGCATGAAGGAAGAACTAACTTTGCTGTCAAAGAATCATGAAGAA GATGTGAAGGTATTATACAAGCAGCTTGCTGGATCTCAGCTGGAAGAACTTGATGTTCCCCTGGGAAGTGGCCTGGATGACATTCTGGAAAAAATCAGAATCCACTGGGAGAGAGACATTGAAAAGAATCGTGCTGAGACTGGTGCCCTGCTCCGTACCAAG CAACAGGCTGAGACGATGGCTGCCGTGCGAACCCAGGAGGAAGAGCTGGTGGAGGGCCTCAGAACCGAGTTCCATGAAATTGCCTGCAAAATACAGAGCTTGCAAGCAGAAACTGAATCTTTGAGAACCTTG AAGAGGGGTCTGGAGAACTCTTTATATGATGCCAAGCACTGGCACGACATCGAACTGCAGAACCTAGGCTCTGTCATTTCCAAGCTGGAGGCAGAGATGGGAGAAATCAAAGTAGAAAccgagcagcagcagagggatcGTGAAAATCTGCTGACTAGcaaacagcagctggagaaagaCATTGCTGCATATCACTGCCTCCTGGATGGAGAGCAAAGCAG CTGA
- the BFSP2 gene encoding phakinin isoform X2 — translation MPLPRRRSSFLGQQPSSSTAESSGPPGRRVSVGGGGSLSRPPGVYVGTVPTGGVSSLGTRVSRRALGISSVFLQGLRSSAAAVPLAPGLDKGRGLSYESLNGCLVEYIEKVRALEQVNQELEEHIRVYLDKKAASVGSWGALRENWEAIYHQVGEAVLENARLMLHTENIQACAEDFKDRYENEQPFRKAVEDEINSLYKVIDDANLTKMDLESQIESMKEELTLLSKNHEEQQAETMAAVRTQEEELVEGLRTEFHEIACKIQSLQAETESLRTLKRGLENSLYDAKHWHDIELQNLGSVISKLEAEMGEIKVETEQQQRDRENLLTSKQQLEKDIAAYHCLLDGEQSS, via the exons ATGCCCTTGCCGAGGCGCCGGTCCTCCTTCCTGGGGCAGCAGCCCTCCAGCTCCACGGCGGAGAGCTCGGGGCCGCCCGGCCGCCGGGTGAGCGTCGGAGGCGGAGGGAGCCTGTCCAGACCCCCCGGCGTCTACGTGGGCACCGTTCCCACCGGCGGCGTGAGCAGCCTGGGCACCCGAGTGTCCCGTAGGGCCCTGGGCATCAGCAGCGTCTTCCTCCAGGGTCTCCgcagctccgccgccgccgtgCCCCTGGCCCCGGGGCTGGATAAGGGCAGGGGTCTCTCCTACGAAAGCTTGAATGGCTGCTTGGTGGAGTACATCGAGAAGGTGCGAGCCCTCGAGCAGGTCaaccaggagctggaggagcacaTCAGAGTCTACCTGGACAAGAAGGCGGCCAGCGTGGGCAGCTGGGGAGCGCTGCGGGAGAACTGGGAGGCGATTTACCACCAG gTGGGTGAAGCAGTCCTTGAAAATGCTCGTCTTATGCTGCACACCGAGAATATTCAAGCCTGTGCTGAAGATTTTAAAGACAG atatGAAAATGAGCAGCCATTCAGAAAGGCAGTGGAAGATGAAATTAATTCCCTTTATAAAGTGATTGATGATGCTAATTTAACTAAAATGGATCTGGAGAGTCAGATAGAAAGCATGAAGGAAGAACTAACTTTGCTGTCAAAGAATCATGAAGAA CAACAGGCTGAGACGATGGCTGCCGTGCGAACCCAGGAGGAAGAGCTGGTGGAGGGCCTCAGAACCGAGTTCCATGAAATTGCCTGCAAAATACAGAGCTTGCAAGCAGAAACTGAATCTTTGAGAACCTTG AAGAGGGGTCTGGAGAACTCTTTATATGATGCCAAGCACTGGCACGACATCGAACTGCAGAACCTAGGCTCTGTCATTTCCAAGCTGGAGGCAGAGATGGGAGAAATCAAAGTAGAAAccgagcagcagcagagggatcGTGAAAATCTGCTGACTAGcaaacagcagctggagaaagaCATTGCTGCATATCACTGCCTCCTGGATGGAGAGCAAAGCAG CTGA